In Sphingomonas profundi, the sequence GGTCGCATCAGCCGCATGGTCGCACCACCGCATGGTCGCACCAACCGAAGAGTGATCCCGAGTGGCCGACGACACCATCACCCACCAGCCGGCCACCCCCGGCGAAATGGCGCTCGATCCCTATGAGTTCCAGCCGGGCGTCGCCAGCAAGATCCAGGGACTGGGCGGCACGGAGAGCGGGCACAATCCCGACTACGCCTTCCACACGCGCTATATCGAGGTGGCGGAGGGCGTGGTGCACTTCACCGCGCGCTTCGCCGGGCTGCGGGCCAGCTACGGCACCCTGCTGCTGCGCGTCCACCGCTTCAGCCAGAAGGAGGGATCGGAACTCGTCCTCGCCAACATGGTCTCGGTGGAGCTCGACCGGCTGGCGCATAATGGCGGCAGCGTCTCGATCCGGTTCGAGGGTTTTCAGGATGTGTTCTACGCCTTCTACGGCGGCGTGATCGGCGATACCGACGCCACCGCGCGGGATCTGACGATCAGCGTCAGCCGCCCGGTCGATCCATCGCGCAAGCGGTCCGTGGCGGTGGAGGCGCGCAACACCAGCTTCGGCAACGAGGCGATGCGTCCGGCCGCCTACCTCACCTCCATGGCGCAGGCCAATCTCAACCCGCCGCTCAGCCAGATCGCCACCGCCGCCCAGCTGCGCGAGCCGACCGGCGTGGAGTGGGTGGCGCGGCTCGGCATCGCCGATCGCGATCCCTGCGCGCAGTGGGAACATGCCTATGTCGCGCAGGCGATCTCCGCCTACGGCATGCTCCAGCCGGGCGCCCACGCGCTCGCGCTGCGGCAGGCGTCGCCCGAGCTCCTCGCCCTGCTCGCCGGCTCCGGCCTCACCGTAACCGACACCTCCCACGCGGCGGAGGAGCGCGACGGCGAGGCTGCGGCACCCGACGGCCGCCGCGCCGATCTGTGCGACGCCGACACGTTCGCGGCCAACGTGACGGCGCGGCCATCCTCCTTTACCGATCTCTCGCCGGAACTCGTGAACTTCGACCTGCTCTGGTCGACGGCGCCGGCGGAGGAGACGGAGGCGCCGGCGGCGGTCGCGCAGGCCATCCAGCAGGTGATGGGCTGCCTGCGCCCTGGCGGCCTGGCCGTCCACACCGTCGCTTATGATCCGACCGGCGCCGATCCGCGCTGCTTCGATCGGCAGCGCTTCGATCAGCTGATGCTCGGCCTCATCGCCGGCGGGCACGAGGTCGCCCAGATCCGCCTCGTGCGGGAGGATGCGCTCGCCTGCGATCCCGCCGGCGGCGCGCAGACCCGCGTCGGCGTGATCGCGCGCCGCGCCCGTCTCGCCGCCTGATCCCGGACCCCTCAGCCGCGCGGCGCGTTCAACCCGCCCGACAGATGAGGAGACCGCACATGGCCAGCACCCCCGATCCGCACCCGGACAGCGCGCCCGCCGGCCCGTCCGAGGCACCCGACCAGATCAGCCCCGTGCAGGAGCCCGGCCGCGAGAGCGTCGAGGATCCGTCGCCGATGGAGGATCCGGGCACGCCCGGTGGCACGGGCGGCACCGGCGGCACCACGCACGAGAATGACACGCCCTGAGGCGGCGCTACCCCGCCGGGGCGGGCGCGGTCGGCACCGCCGGCGGCTCGCCTGCGGGCAGATCCGGCGTTGGCGACGGCTCGGCCGCTCCGAGCTCCTCCACTCCGGGGACTCGGTAGGCCGTCATCTCCTGCGCGACGCAGCCGTAGGTCGCGCCGTTGCGCAATGCGGCGGGCCTGAAGCCGGTGAGCAGCGCTGGCTGGCCGGCCACCGCCTTGCGCGCGTCTTCCGGGTGGGACGAGTAGGCCATCGCCGATGCGCGCGTCCCATCGACCAGCTTCACCCCGATATAAGGCGTCACATCGCCGAAATAGACGGTCTCGCCCGCCGCCACCGAGAAGGTCGGCGCGCCCAGGCACATCGTATTCGTCACCAGCCCCACCATGCCGGGGCTCGCCCCGAACAGCACGTAATCGCCGGGCGAAACGATCAGCACCGCGTGATCGACCGCCAGCTTCCTGTCCCCGCTGCGCGCCATGACCCAGTAGGTCGTGGTGTCGCCGCGCTTCTTGGCGTCGCGCGGCTGGAACACAACCTCGCGTTTGGCGAGATCGTAGCGGGAGAAGGCGACCGAGCCCGCCTTGCCCATGCTCATCCGGTCGGGACGGCGAAAGCCGACGACGATCGCCCCCTGCCCCGGCGCGAGTTGCACCGGCACCGCCAGATCGACGCGCTTCTCCGCGCGAAGCTGCGCGGCCGCCGGCGCGCCTGCGATGACGAGCGCGGCCAGTGCCGGAAGGCGGAAAAGGCGCATCACTGGTCGCTCTCCGGCGCCAGCCGCGGTGCCGCGAAATCATTGTGCCACAGGCTCACCGTCTTGCCGGGCAGATCGGCGGCGCCGACGATGCCGGCGAAGTAACGCTCACGCTCCGCGTCGCTCAACGCCGCCAGACGGGCGCTCTCCGCGTCGTCCACCTCCACCAGCCGCCAGCCGCGCACCATCAGGCACGCCCGCCGGTTGGTCCGCCGCATGTGACCCTCGACGATCGCCTGACCGATCAGGGCGCCGAACCCGCCGGCGGCGGAGGCCGCGACCGGCGAGATGAGGTTCGGATTGTAGACCGTCGTATAGCTGCCGGTGGGCGTCCGCGTGCCGCGCGCGATCAGGCGACACGCCTGCCAGGCCGCCTCATAGTCCGCCCGCGATGCGCCGGGCCGATTGTAGAAGCGGCTCTCCTTCAGGTCGCGCGCCGCATCCCTGGCGATCTCATCCGGGCTGTCGGCGTTGGCTGCCGCGCTGCCGGGCGCGGCGCCGGCGGCAGCCGGCTGCGCGGCGGCCAGCGCCGCCGCCAGGATCATGTGCATATCGCCCCTCCCCGTTCTCAAGCCCGCGATATCGCTGGGTAATCGGTAGAGCAAGGGGCAGAACGGCAGATCGGCGGGTTCAGCCGAGCGCCTTCTTCAGCAGTTCGTTGATGGCGGCCGGGTTGCCCTTGCCGGCCATCGCCTTCATCGTCTGGCCGACGAAGAAGCCGAACAATTTGTCCTTGCCGCCGCGATATTCGGCGACCTTGTCGGCATTCCTCGCCATCACCTCGGCGATCACCGCCTCGATCGCGCCGGTGTCGCTCGTCTGGCGCAGGCCCCGCTCGTCGACGATGCGGCCGGGCGCCTCGCCCGTCTCCAGCATGATCTCGAACACCTGCTTGGCAAGCGTGCCGGAAAGCGTGCCGTCCGCCACCAGCGCCAGCAGGGCCGCGCCATTCTCCGGCGCCACGGGCGAGTCGTCGATCGTGCGGCCCAGCCGGTTCAGCGCGCCGAACAGGTCCGAGATCAGCCAGTTGGACGCCGTGCGCGCCAGCTCCCCCTCGCTCCTGCCGCTGGCGGCCACGGATGCGGCGAGCAGCGCTTCGAACCAGCGCGCCGTCTCGACGTCGGCGGTCAGCACGGCGGCGTTGTAGGCCGGCAACCCCAGCGGCCCCTCGTAGCGGGCGCGCTTGGCGTCAGGCAGTTCGGGCAGGCTCGCCGCGCAGTCGCTGAGAAAGGCGTCGTCCAGTTCCAGCGGCAGCAGGTCGGGATCGGGGAAGTAGCGGTAATCGTGCGCATCCTCCTTCGATCGCATCGATCGCGTCTCGGTACGGTCGGGATCGAACAGGCGCGTCTCCTGCACGATCCTGCCGCCGCCCTCGATCACGTCGACCTGGCGGTTCGCCTCATGCTCGATCGCGGCCATGACGAAGCGCACGGAATTGACGTTCTTCGTCTCCGTCCGCGTGCCGAACGGCTCGCCGGGCCGGCGGACGGAGACGTTCACGTCCGCCCGCATGGATCCCTCCTCCATGTTGCCGTCGCACGATCCCACGTAGCGCAGGATCGATCGCAGCTTGCGCAGATAGGCCCCCGCCTCTGCCGGCGATCGCATGTCCGGCCGGCTGACGATCTCCATCAGCGCCACGCCCGATCGGTTGAGATCGACGTAGGAGCGCGTGGGATGCTGATCGTGCATCAGCTTGCCGGCATCCTGCTCCACATGCAGGCGCTCGATGCCGATCGTCTTCGGTTCGGCGATGCCGGCCTTCTCGTCCGCTTCCACCATCAGCGAACCTTCACCGACAAGCGGATGATAGAGCTGGGAAATCTGGTAACCCTGCGGCAGATCGGCGTAGAAGTAGTTCTTGCGATCGAAGCGGGATACGCGGTTGATCTCCGCCCCCAGCGCCATGCCGGTGCGCACCGCCTGGCGGATGCACTCGCCGTTCGGCACCGGCAGCATGCCCGGCATCGCCGCGTCGATCAGGCTGACGTTCGCGTTCGGCTCCGCGCCGAACTTCGTCGACGCGCCGGAGAACAGCTTGGCGTTGGAGGTGATCTGGGCATGCACCTCCAGCCCGATCACCACCTCCCACTCGCCCGTGGCGCCCTGGATGCGATATGCGCTCATGTCGTCGTCCGATGATGGATGTAGAGGAACAGGGTGAGGATCAGGTGACTGCCGACCAGCGCCGTCACCCAGCAGCCGCAGAGGATGCGCAGCACCACCACCTCGAAGCCGAGCGTGCGCCCCAGTCCGTGCGCCAGCACGGCGCCGATGGCGCCGACCGTCAGCATCACCCCGGCGAAGCGATATTCGCCGCGCATCATCAGCGCGTTGCCCAGGCACAGGCCGATGATGAACAGCGTCAGCGAGAGGAAGAACTGCGCCAGCGCGTGATGATCGAACTGGCGATTGTCGATCTCCGCCAGCGAGTTGCCGATATAGGCGGACAGGATCGCGCCGAAGGAGACGTTCAGCGCGTTCTGCGCCTCGGTGAGGACGTGGGTGGTGCGCCGGCGGAAGCCGATGCGGTTCACCACCAGCGATCCGCCCGCGCGGTGAAGCCCGCGCGCTGCTCGATCGCCAGGCCCGCGTCCAGCACGCCCTGCTCGTCCAGCGGCCGGCCGATGATCTGCAGGCCGAGCGGCAGTCCCTCGGCCGAGAGCCCGCCCGGCACCGACATCGCCGGCAGCCCGGCCAGGCTCGCCGGCACGGTGAACACGTCGTTCAGGTACATCGCCAGCGGATCGGCGCTCTTCTCGCCCAGCGCAAAGGCGGCGGAGGGCGCCGTCGGCGTCAGCAGCAGGTCGCACTGCTCGAACGCGCGGGTGAAGTCGCGGGCGATCAGCGCGCGCACCTTCTGCGCCTTGGTGTAATAGGCGTCGTAGAAGCCGGCCGAGAGCACGTAGGTGCCGATCAGGATGCGCCGCTTCACCTCCGGCCCGAAGCCGGCGGCGCGGGTGGCGGCATACATGTCCTGCAGGTTCGCGCCGTCCGGCAGGTCGCGCAGGCCGTAGCGCACGCCGTCGTAGCGGGCGAGGTTGGACGAGGCCTCGGCCGGCGCGATGATGTAATAGGCCGGCAGCGCGTGCGCGGTGTGCGGCAGCGAGACGTCGACGATCTCGGCACCGGCGTCGCGCGCGAAGGCGATGCCCTGCTGCCACAGCGCCTCGATCTCGGCGGGCATCCCTTCGACCCGGTATTCCTTGGGAATACCGATGCGCTTCCCCGTGAGATCACCCGAAAGACTGGCCTCCCACGCGGGCACGGCCACATCGAGCGACGTGGCGTCCTTCGGGTCGAAGCCGGCCATCTGTTCCAGCAGGATCGCGCAGTCGCGCACGTCCCGCGCCATCGGCCCGGCCTGGTCGAGCGAGGAGGCGAAGGCGACCACGCCGAAGCGCGAGCAGCGCCCGTAGGTGGGCTTGATGCCGCTGATGCCGGTGAAGGCGGCCGGCTGGCGGATCGACCCGCCGGTGTCCGTGCCGGTCGCCCCCGGCACCATCCGCGCCGCGACCGCCGCTGACGAACCGCCCGACGATCCGCCCGGCGCCAGCGCCGCGTTGCCGCCGTCGCTGCGCCGCCACGGGCTCAGCACGGTGCCGAAGGCGCTCGTCTCGTTGGACGAGCCCATGGCGAACTGATCCATGTTCAGCTTGCCGAGCATCCCGGCGCCGGCGCCGAACAGCCTGGCGGTGATCGTCGATTCGTAGGTCGGCACGAAGCCTTCCAGGATGTGGCTGGCCGCCGTCGTCTGATAGCCGGCCGTGCAGAACAGATCCTTGATGCCCAGCGGCACGCCGGAGAGCGGCCGGAACTCGCCGGTCGCGCGCGCCCGATCCGCCTCCTCCGCCGCCGCGATCGCGTGATCGGGCGTCTCGATCAGAAAGGCGTTCAGCGGCTTGCCCGCCGCCACCGCCGCGATGAAGGCGTCGGCCGCCTCGCGCGCGGAGAAGTCGCCGGCGCGGAAGCCGTCGCGCAGCGCGGCGACGCCGAGGTCGGTCAGGTCCGCCATCACTCGATCACCTTCGGCACGGCGAAGAAGCCGTGCTCCGCCTGCGGCGCGTTCCTCAGCACCTCGTCGCGACGGTCGCCGTCCGTCACCACGTCGTCGCGCAGCCGCAGCGTGTTCGGGATCACCGCGGCGAGCGGCGCCACCCCGTCGGTGTCGACCGCCTGCAACTGCTCCACCCAGCCCAGGATGTTGTTGAGTTCGGGCACCATCGCCTCGGCCTCCGCATCGGTGACGGCGATGCGCGCGAGGCTGGCGATCTTGCGGACGGTGGGGAGATCGACGGACATGGCCGCGCGGCTAGCACCCGCACCCGCTTGCTTCAAGCGGCGCGGCGTCTCCGGCGGCACCGCCATGCGTTGCGGGCGGGCGGCGAAGCAGGCTAGGCACGTGCCGCAGCCGCTCCCGTGCGGTTCGCAGCGATCCGCACGAGGACATATTGGCGCGCAAGTTTCTCTACATCGTCGCGGCCCTGATCGCGCTCGTGCTGGTCGCGGCGATCGGCTGGAACCTGTTTCAGGACAGGATCATGCGCGCCGTCTTCGTGCCCTCCACCCCGTTCGTGCCGCTGCCGGATGCGGGCGCCCCCGATTATGCGCGCCCTGCCGCCTGGCTCGCTCGCCCCGATCTGCCGAAGGATCCCTCGCGCTGGCTGCCGCCCGGCATGGCCCCCGCCCGCGATCCGCGCATCGCCATCTTCTACGTACCGCCCACCGCCTTCACCCGCCGCACCAGCTGGAACGCGCCGCTGGACGACCGGGAGACGAACGACCGCCTCGCCTTGTTCGCCTCCAGCCAGGCGAGCGCGTTCAACGGCGTGGGCGCGATCTGGGCGCCGCGCTATCGCCAGGCCGGCATCGGCGCCTTCCTCGCCAGCGGTGCCGATGCCGCCGCCGCGCTGGACTTTGCCTATCGCGACGTGGCGCGCGCGTTCGAGGCGTTCCTCCGCCAGATCCCGGCGGATCGGCCGATCATGCTCGTCGGCCACAGCCAGGGCTCGCTGCACCTGATGCGGCTGATCCACCAGCAGGTCGCCGGCCGGCCGATCGCACGGCGGATCGTGGCGGCCTATCTCGTCGGCTGGCCGATCTCGGTCACGGCGGACCTGCCGGCGCTCGGCCTGCCCGCCTGCGCCACGCCGGCTCAGGCGAACTGCATCCTCTCGTGGCAGAGCTTCGCCGAACCGGCCGATCCGCACCAGGTGACGGACGTGTACGACGCCACGATCGGCCTAACCGGCCATCCGCGGCGCGGCACCGCCATGCTGTGCACCAACCCGCTTACGGGCACGCCGGGCGCCGCCGCCCCGGCTGGCGCCAACCGCGGCGCGCTGGTGCCCAAGGCGGGCCTTGCCGACGCGGACATCGTGCCCGGCCGCGTGCCGGCGCGGTGCGGCCCGCGCGGCATCCTGCTGATCGGCCCGCCGCCGGAGGGCTACGGCGCCTATGTGCTGCCGGGCAACAACTACCACGTGTTCGATTACGCGCTGTTCTGGGCCAGCATCCGCGCCGATGCGCAGGCCCGCGCCGCTACCTTCCTGCGCTGATGCCGATGCCGCTGCTGCCCGCCGCCGGCGATTTTCGCGATCGCTTTCCGCAGGGCGGCCGGCTCGCCGGGCTCGACGTCGGCACGAAGACGATCGGCGTGGCGCTGTGCGACGCGATGTGGACGATCGCGACGCCGGCCGAGACGATCCGCCGCGCCAAGTTCGCCGTCGATCTGGCGCTGCTGCGCACGCTGGTCGCGCGTCAGTCGGTGAAGGGGCTCGTCGTCGGCCTGCCGCTCAGCATGGACGGCAGCGATTCGCCGCGTACCCAGTCCGTCCGCGCCTTCGTCCGCAACCTTGATCCGCTCGGCCTGCCGGTCCTGCTGTGGGACGAGCGCTGGTCCACCGCCGCCGTCACCCGCACCCTGCTGGCGGCGGACGCCTCGCGCGCCCGCCGCGCCGAACTGGTCGACAAGATGGCCGCCGCCTACATCCTGCAGGGCGCCATCGACGCGATGACGATGGGGTGAGCGCATCCGGCCGGCCTGTACCCTCACCGGACGCGATGATACGCTGCCGCCGCTGTCGGGGAGACGTGCGATGCCGGTGCTGGGGATAGGTGGCCTGTTCTTCCGCGCGCGCGATCCGGAAGGGCTGTCGGCCTGGTATCGCACGCATCTGGGCGTCGGCGGCGGCTGCGCGGCGGAGGGTGCCGGCCCGCCGAGCGAGTGGCACTGGACGACCCTGGGCGGCCCGGTGGTGTTCGCCCCCTTCGCCGCCGACAGCGACTATTTCGCCGCCGACAAGGCGTTCATGCTCAACCTGCGGGTCGCCGGCCTCGATGCGCTGCTCGGCAGCCTGCGCGCGGCCGGCATCGCCGTCGTGACCAGGGCGGAGTGGGACGACCCGCAGATCGGCTGCTTCGCCCGCATCCACGATCCGGAAGGCAATGCCATCGAGTTGTGGGAGCCGCCGGCCGCATGAGCCGGCGGCGAAGGCATCAGCGCCCCGGCTGCGGCACGCCGGCAGGCTGGGTCGGCGCGGCGCCGGTCGGCGACGGCGTGGGCGCATTGCCCCCGGCATAGGACATCGCCGCCGCCACGCCGCTGGCCGGCCGGATGTGGAACCAGTTGACCCTTTCCAGGGCGATCAGGAAGAACAGCACGCCGAGACCGAAGGAGAACAGCAGAAGCGAGGACAACAGGCGTTCCTTGCTCATCCTGTTGCGGCCGTCCGAGAAGTTCATGATCCCTTATCTCCTTGATGTGCGACGACGATGATGTAGGTCGGCCACCCTTTCCGTCGTACGTATCCCGCGTAAGGTTTTCTTGCTGCGGCGCACAAGGGCGGCTCGCCGCCACCGGCGCGCGCCGCGCCGGCCAGCTTGAGCTTCGCGGCCGGCCGCGATACAGCCCTCGCCTCGATGCACTCCCCCTTTCCCCACCGCGATCTCACCGGGATCTTCGGCCTCCAGCCGTGGGAGATCACCTATCTGCTCGACGAGGCGGAGCAGTGGATCGCGCTGAATCGCGGCCGATCGAAGCATGACGGGCGGCTGGCCGGCCTCACCGTGATCACCGCCTTCTTCGAGAACAGCACCCGCACGCTGCTCAGCTTCGAGATCGCCGGCAAGCGGCTGGGGGCGGACGTGGTCAACATGGGCGTCGGCCAGTCCAGCGTGAAGAAGGGCGAGACGCTGATCGACACCGCCGTCACGCTGAACGCCATGCGCGCGGACGTGATCGTCATCCGCCACGAGGCGTCAGGCGCGGTGCAGCTGATCGCCGACAAGGTCGATTGCCCGGTGCTCAACGCCGGCGATGGCCGCCACGAACACCCCACCCAGGCGCTGCTCGACGCGCTCACCATCCGCCGCCGCAAGGGCCGCATAGAGGGGATGCGCGTGGCGATCTGCGGCGATGTGCTGCACAGCCGCGTCGCCCGCTCTAACATCATGGCGCTGACCGCGCTCGGCGCCGAGGTGCGGGTGATCGCGCCGCCCACGCTGATGCCCGCCGCGATCGAGCGGATGGGCGTGACCCCCTTCACCGATTTCGATGCGGGGCTGGAGGGCTGCGACGTCGTGATGATGCTGCGCCTGCAGCGGGAGCGGATGAGCGGCGGCTTCGTGCCCTCCCCGCGCGAATATCACGCGCTCTACGGCCTCACGCCGGAACGGCTGGAGCGGGCCGCGCCCGATGCGCTGGTGATGCATCCCGGCCCGATGAACCGGGGGGTGGAGATCACCAGCAGCGTCGCCGATCACCCGACCCGCTCGGCCATCACCGAGCAGGTGGAGATGGGCGTCGCCGTGCGCATGGCCTGCCTGGACGTGCTGACGCGCCGGCAGCGCGGCGTGGAGGGCTGGGCATGACGCCGCTCGCCATCCTGAACGGCCGCCTCGTCGATCCGGCGGCGGGCACCGTCACGCCCGGCGGGCTGCTGGTGCGGGATCGCCACATCGCCGCCTCCGGCACGATCGACCTGCCCGAGGATGCCGACCGGATCGACGCACGGGGCGCGCTGATCGCGCCGGGCATCGTCGATCTCGGCAGCTTCGCGATCGATCTGCCGGCCTTCGTCGCCGGCGGCATCACCCGCGCCGCGCTGATGCCGGATCAGTCGCTGCCGCTGGACGAGGCGGCGCTGGTGCAGCGCGCCGCCGCCGCCGGCAAGCCGGACGTCTGGATCCACCCGATCGCCGCCGCCACCCGCGACCTCGCCGGGCTGGAACTCGCCGAGATCGGGCTGATGAAGGCGGCCGGCGCCTGCGCGATCGCCACCGGCCGCCGCTGGATCGCCGATTCCGGCGTCATGCACCGCCTGCTCGCCTACGCCTCCGCGCTAGACATGCTCG encodes:
- a CDS encoding aspartate carbamoyltransferase catalytic subunit; the encoded protein is MHSPFPHRDLTGIFGLQPWEITYLLDEAEQWIALNRGRSKHDGRLAGLTVITAFFENSTRTLLSFEIAGKRLGADVVNMGVGQSSVKKGETLIDTAVTLNAMRADVIVIRHEASGAVQLIADKVDCPVLNAGDGRHEHPTQALLDALTIRRRKGRIEGMRVAICGDVLHSRVARSNIMALTALGAEVRVIAPPTLMPAAIERMGVTPFTDFDAGLEGCDVVMMLRLQRERMSGGFVPSPREYHALYGLTPERLERAAPDALVMHPGPMNRGVEITSSVADHPTRSAITEQVEMGVAVRMACLDVLTRRQRGVEGWA
- the gatC gene encoding Asp-tRNA(Asn)/Glu-tRNA(Gln) amidotransferase subunit GatC codes for the protein MSVDLPTVRKIASLARIAVTDAEAEAMVPELNNILGWVEQLQAVDTDGVAPLAAVIPNTLRLRDDVVTDGDRRDEVLRNAPQAEHGFFAVPKVIE
- the gatB gene encoding Asp-tRNA(Asn)/Glu-tRNA(Gln) amidotransferase subunit GatB, with protein sequence MSAYRIQGATGEWEVVIGLEVHAQITSNAKLFSGASTKFGAEPNANVSLIDAAMPGMLPVPNGECIRQAVRTGMALGAEINRVSRFDRKNYFYADLPQGYQISQLYHPLVGEGSLMVEADEKAGIAEPKTIGIERLHVEQDAGKLMHDQHPTRSYVDLNRSGVALMEIVSRPDMRSPAEAGAYLRKLRSILRYVGSCDGNMEEGSMRADVNVSVRRPGEPFGTRTETKNVNSVRFVMAAIEHEANRQVDVIEGGGRIVQETRLFDPDRTETRSMRSKEDAHDYRYFPDPDLLPLELDDAFLSDCAASLPELPDAKRARYEGPLGLPAYNAAVLTADVETARWFEALLAASVAASGRSEGELARTASNWLISDLFGALNRLGRTIDDSPVAPENGAALLALVADGTLSGTLAKQVFEIMLETGEAPGRIVDERGLRQTSDTGAIEAVIAEVMARNADKVAEYRGGKDKLFGFFVGQTMKAMAGKGNPAAINELLKKALG
- the ruvX gene encoding Holliday junction resolvase RuvX; the protein is MPLLPAAGDFRDRFPQGGRLAGLDVGTKTIGVALCDAMWTIATPAETIRRAKFAVDLALLRTLVARQSVKGLVVGLPLSMDGSDSPRTQSVRAFVRNLDPLGLPVLLWDERWSTAAVTRTLLAADASRARRAELVDKMAAAYILQGAIDAMTMG
- a CDS encoding DUF3089 domain-containing protein, with amino-acid sequence MARKFLYIVAALIALVLVAAIGWNLFQDRIMRAVFVPSTPFVPLPDAGAPDYARPAAWLARPDLPKDPSRWLPPGMAPARDPRIAIFYVPPTAFTRRTSWNAPLDDRETNDRLALFASSQASAFNGVGAIWAPRYRQAGIGAFLASGADAAAALDFAYRDVARAFEAFLRQIPADRPIMLVGHSQGSLHLMRLIHQQVAGRPIARRIVAAYLVGWPISVTADLPALGLPACATPAQANCILSWQSFAEPADPHQVTDVYDATIGLTGHPRRGTAMLCTNPLTGTPGAAAPAGANRGALVPKAGLADADIVPGRVPARCGPRGILLIGPPPEGYGAYVLPGNNYHVFDYALFWASIRADAQARAATFLR
- the gatA gene encoding Asp-tRNA(Asn)/Glu-tRNA(Gln) amidotransferase subunit GatA, encoding MADLTDLGVAALRDGFRAGDFSAREAADAFIAAVAAGKPLNAFLIETPDHAIAAAEEADRARATGEFRPLSGVPLGIKDLFCTAGYQTTAASHILEGFVPTYESTITARLFGAGAGMLGKLNMDQFAMGSSNETSAFGTVLSPWRRSDGGNAALAPGGSSGGSSAAVAARMVPGATGTDTGGSIRQPAAFTGISGIKPTYGRCSRFGVVAFASSLDQAGPMARDVRDCAILLEQMAGFDPKDATSLDVAVPAWEASLSGDLTGKRIGIPKEYRVEGMPAEIEALWQQGIAFARDAGAEIVDVSLPHTAHALPAYYIIAPAEASSNLARYDGVRYGLRDLPDGANLQDMYAATRAAGFGPEVKRRILIGTYVLSAGFYDAYYTKAQKVRALIARDFTRAFEQCDLLLTPTAPSAAFALGEKSADPLAMYLNDVFTVPASLAGLPAMSVPGGLSAEGLPLGLQIIGRPLDEQGVLDAGLAIEQRAGFTARADRWW
- a CDS encoding VOC family protein; protein product: MPVLGIGGLFFRARDPEGLSAWYRTHLGVGGGCAAEGAGPPSEWHWTTLGGPVVFAPFAADSDYFAADKAFMLNLRVAGLDALLGSLRAAGIAVVTRAEWDDPQIGCFARIHDPEGNAIELWEPPAA